CTTTTCGTCATCAAATGTCTGATAACGATCGCTGCGCTGTAAAATCATCTCCCTTACTTCATCATTACTATTGGCTAACAACACTTTGCCAGAAGTAGTAGATAAAGTAGAAAATAACGACCCTTCAGTAATATTCACTGATATTGGTACCTGACTTCTTGCCTGTACCACAACCATAGTTTGGCTTTGATACAACATAGTTAAATAACAGGAGTGGCCAATTTTTACCGCTAAATCTTCCATATGCGGTAGCGCACATTGACGTAATTGATCAATTGGAGAAATACGCCTAGATAAATTATACATTTTCAAAGAAGCACGATAATGACCTGAAAGTGGATCACGGACTAAATACCCACGCCCTTCTAGATTGACTAAAACTCGATATATTTCATTGGTACCACGACCTAAAGCTTGAGCAATTTCAGTTTGCGATTTTGCAATTTCTTGCTCGACTAAATATTCCAATACATCCAATGCCTTATCTAATGCTGGCACCGCATATTTATTTTTTACCACGTCTGTCATTAACTCATTATTCCATACTTAATTTGCTGCGCTTAGGTTACCAGCAAGCTAATTGATAGCAAATAAATAATATTGTTGACAATTTATAAAAAGACACTATTATCGATTCATATACAAATACAACATTCAAATACGTATAACAAATTATTATTGAGGAGCTGTTTTATGACTAAAAATATTCTTACACCTGCACAAATTAGTGACTTTCATCGTGACGGTTATGTCATCGCCCGTGGTTTTTATAACGATGCCGAAATCAAACGCTTGCAAGACAAAGCCTTTAATGATGATTCCTTATATGAACGTGCTTGGGACAAAAAAGACGCCTCTGGAACTGTCAGTAAAGTATGTTTATGGCAAGAGCTAGACGATGGCTTGTATAGCATGTTCTCTCGTGGACGTCGTTTATCTGATTCTGTAGATTTAATTTTAGGTGAGCCGGTTTATCACACCAGCACCAAAATAATGATGAAAGAACCCTTTGTTGGTGGTGCATGGGAATGGCATCAGGATTATGGCTATTGGCACAATGACAACGTCATGCTTTACCCTAAACTAGTAAGCTGCATGATTGCCATCAATAAAGCCACTATCGAAAATGGCTGTTTACAAGTGTTAAAAGGTTCACACCATTTGGGTCGTTTGAATCATAATAAAACTGGCGATCAAAAAGGTGCCGATCCAATAATGGTCGAAGAAGCTTTAAAACACCTAGAGTTAGTAAACGTTGAGCTTGAGCCTGGTGATACTTTGTTCTTCCACTGTAATTTATTACATAAGTCGAACCAAAACCGTTCAGCCGATCCACGTTGGACCATCATCATGGCCTTCAACGCTGAAAGCAACAAACCGTTTAAAGATAACGAAGCCGTATACTCCCCACTGCATCGCGTAGAGGACGATGCGATTTTAAACTGGAAAGAAAAAGAAGCAGAAACAGCTTAGGCCAAAAAAGTAGATTCTAGGGGATATAGGAGGACACCCATTCCCTCTGTGCCCTCTGTGATTCAAATTCTTCTCTTCTTTTGTAGGTCGTCCATTTATGGCGTCTATTTTTTACATTGACGGGCTAAAGCCACGACCTACATCGCTCTTATCTTTACCTGCTTCACCCTGCTCAGTCTGTTTTATGGATTCCGGCTTATACGTCATGGCTCATTGCGAAGCCGTTATAAAGTGGGTGGGTCCATACTTTATTCCTGCATGTAGTTAGCAGGAATCCATTCTTTGGCTTTGGCTTTGGTTTTGCTTTTGATCTTAACCATCTACTATTCACTATTTCCTATCTACTGCTCTAAAGCTCTTAAAAGCCCTGGATTCCGGCTTAAAAGCACACCGGAATAACGATAGTAGCGATTACCAGAATGAAGTGATGTGGGGTTTGCCTTAACACCCATTCCCTCTGTGGTTCAAATTTTTCTCTTCTTTTGTAGGTCGTCCATTTATGGCGTCTATTTTTTACATTGACGGGCTAAAGCCACGACCTACATCGCTCTTATCTTTACCTGCTTCACCCTGCTCAGTCTGCTTTTATGGATTCCGGCCTAAAAGCTCACCGGAATGACGAAGTTTTAAGTTGTCGTTATTTCGTAAATAAGCAGCAACACCACACTGTATGGTAAACTCAAAATTATCGCCCAACGTTAAAGCCCGTCATTTCTGCATGTTATTAACAGGAACTACCGGAATGACGACAGGTGAGGCTTGTCTTCATATTGATAACTATCCCGCGCATCTCGAATCTAGTAGCTCGTCACTGCTTTTATCTTTTCCTATCTACTGTTTTTTCTACTTAGTCTGCCCCACTCTACTTAGTCTGCCCCACTCTACTTAGCATGCCGTATTCTGCTTTCCTGTTAAATCGCGTATAATGTAAAACCAATTTTGTTGACTCAAATAGATCAATGCCCAAACAATTAACTTATTTGGCTCACTACCCAGAGCATTTACAGCAACAAATCCAGCAATTACAAGATACCAACACTTTAGGTGATTGGTTACGTTCACGTTACCCAAATATACATAAAGTCAGTAACGACAATGATTTGCGTGATTACGCTATGTCATTGAAAAATCAATACATGAAAAAAACTCAACCTCTAAGTAAAGTGATCTACGACAATAAAATACATATCGTTAATCATGCTTTAGGTCTACATTCATATGTATCAAGAGTGCAAGGTGGCAAACTTAAAAGTAAAAATGAATTACGAGTCAGTACTTTATTTAAAAATACACCTGAAGCTTTCTTGAATATGATAGTGGTGCACGAATTGGCCCACTTAAAAGAAAAGCAACACAACAAAGCTTTTTACCAGTTATGCCAACATATGCAGCCTGATTACCACCAAATAGAGTTTGATGTGCGCGTATACTTAACTGAGCTAGATAACAAAGGTTACGTCTTTTTAACTCCGAATGATGAGGGCAAACGATAATGGATTTTCAATTTCAAACCGATATTACCGGCCTACCCATAGCTAAATGCGATATAGAATGTGAGGCTTTTGGCGATTGGTTAAGTCATGATTTAAGTGTCGACCAAGGTCAAATAGACGAATTATTAGAAAAAATAGACCAGTTGCTAAATAAAAAACTTATCCAGTACACATTCATAGGCAAAATTTATCATCTAGTTTTCGAAAGCGACGAAGTCGAATTAATCCTCAATAACAGTGATGTCAGTAGCAGCGAATTTAGCGAACAAATATCAGATCAACAAATCACAGGCTGCGGCTTAATCGACTTACAAAACTTACTGCTAGAATGGAAAAGTTTCACATCGTTAAAAGGCAGAATACTCTAACCAGAGACTGAGTGAAGCAGTATGGAATGCAACAGAAAAGACTACAAAGCTAAAGCGTTGACAAGAACGGTTCTGAGAAAACAGATACTAGCTAGCACTCTTTTGCCCACATATATAAATTAACATGTAATTAATTAACACCCATTCTCGGCTTTAATTTTCATAAACTGTTTTTGATATTGCAGTGGACTTAAGCCCGTTACTTTCTTAAATACCGTACTAAAATAACTCGGATTTTTAAAACCAACAGCAGTAGATGTTTCATTCACTGAATACTGCTTTAATATAAGTTTAGCCTGCTGAATACGGTAATTAGTAATGAAGTGGTTGGGGGTTTCATTTTTTACTTTTTTGAAAGTACGACTTAAATATGACTCACTGACATTACAGCTATGAGCAATATCTGTCAGTTCTATATCACTACTATAATGTCGAGTAATATAATCAATGGCATTAGCCACCAGCTCTTTATTACCTTTTGTTGGCCGATTGGCTAAAAGTTTCGACAACTCTATCGCTTCATCTTTAGCAAGTTGTTTAATATCTTGGCTATTATCACTCAATTGAATGACATTTAACTTGTCAGAACTATTACGCAACAACTGCTCGCTGTCGCCTCCATGCTCAATAGTCGAGTGGGTTAATAAAATTAAAATGTCTTTAATTTTGCCTTTATAGTCGTCAATATCACACTCTGCATTCACTTCTAGCTTATCTATGAGTTTCATCACATCGGGCTGAAGATTCTGCTCATCACTATCAATCAGCTGCTGTAACTCTTCCTTTAAACTACCGGCCTGCACTTGCATGGCTTTGATATCTTGATAGACAGCCCAACACCAGCACAATGCAGTAATAAAAGAACCGGCATTCAGTAGCCAAAACTGATTGGTGATCTCACCCACAATAAATGCCAAACCTAAGGCCAATGAACTAAACAAAAATAATAAAGTGGTTTTAGATCTGACTTTATTTTTAAGTTGTCTAGCAATCAGGTAAATACTGGGTAGTACCAATAATACTGCTGTTACTAAGATCAACACGTCTCTGAAGGATGCATCACTTATTATGGTGGGTAAGATTTCACCATACTTTTTACTAAACAATATTTGATCTGTAGCACCATCGCGAACCACCACATAAAGCACAGCCCCCAAAAAACCAATCAAATAGGGCAAAACATAACTCAATCGACTCATAGCAATGCGACAACGAAGTAAATTAGCAATCAGCATGGACGGAATACCAATAGAAAATAAGA
The sequence above is a segment of the Paraglaciecola sp. L3A3 genome. Coding sequences within it:
- a CDS encoding IclR family transcriptional regulator codes for the protein MTDVVKNKYAVPALDKALDVLEYLVEQEIAKSQTEIAQALGRGTNEIYRVLVNLEGRGYLVRDPLSGHYRASLKMYNLSRRISPIDQLRQCALPHMEDLAVKIGHSCYLTMLYQSQTMVVVQARSQVPISVNITEGSLFSTLSTTSGKVLLANSNDEVREMILQRSDRYQTFDDEKKRLLNEELAVTREKGSLISKNFFIEGVSDYAVLVGQTDGKVIACLVVSTLSMHTVDEGETDKPRIDIIQEVAKTAEKITQQLGC
- a CDS encoding phytanoyl-CoA dioxygenase family protein, which produces MTKNILTPAQISDFHRDGYVIARGFYNDAEIKRLQDKAFNDDSLYERAWDKKDASGTVSKVCLWQELDDGLYSMFSRGRRLSDSVDLILGEPVYHTSTKIMMKEPFVGGAWEWHQDYGYWHNDNVMLYPKLVSCMIAINKATIENGCLQVLKGSHHLGRLNHNKTGDQKGADPIMVEEALKHLELVNVELEPGDTLFFHCNLLHKSNQNRSADPRWTIIMAFNAESNKPFKDNEAVYSPLHRVEDDAILNWKEKEAETA
- a CDS encoding YgjP-like metallopeptidase domain-containing protein codes for the protein MPKQLTYLAHYPEHLQQQIQQLQDTNTLGDWLRSRYPNIHKVSNDNDLRDYAMSLKNQYMKKTQPLSKVIYDNKIHIVNHALGLHSYVSRVQGGKLKSKNELRVSTLFKNTPEAFLNMIVVHELAHLKEKQHNKAFYQLCQHMQPDYHQIEFDVRVYLTELDNKGYVFLTPNDEGKR
- a CDS encoding YacL family protein codes for the protein MDFQFQTDITGLPIAKCDIECEAFGDWLSHDLSVDQGQIDELLEKIDQLLNKKLIQYTFIGKIYHLVFESDEVELILNNSDVSSSEFSEQISDQQITGCGLIDLQNLLLEWKSFTSLKGRIL
- a CDS encoding AraC family transcriptional regulator — its product is MISIPLDTILYHIVPMITGQLLLLILLYFTVVRRKMIAEFPLHACFILSFVIYLLAGPLQYYSYHDTASIIIYFRFAILFSIGIPSMLIANLLRCRIAMSRLSYVLPYLIGFLGAVLYVVVRDGATDQILFSKKYGEILPTIISDASFRDVLILVTAVLLVLPSIYLIARQLKNKVRSKTTLLFLFSSLALGLAFIVGEITNQFWLLNAGSFITALCWCWAVYQDIKAMQVQAGSLKEELQQLIDSDEQNLQPDVMKLIDKLEVNAECDIDDYKGKIKDILILLTHSTIEHGGDSEQLLRNSSDKLNVIQLSDNSQDIKQLAKDEAIELSKLLANRPTKGNKELVANAIDYITRHYSSDIELTDIAHSCNVSESYLSRTFKKVKNETPNHFITNYRIQQAKLILKQYSVNETSTAVGFKNPSYFSTVFKKVTGLSPLQYQKQFMKIKAENGC